From the Borreliella afzelii genome, the window ACCTGAACTTGAAATTTCAAGAGCATAATTTACGGCACCTCTTAAAGAATCAAATACAAAATATTGTATGCTACTTTTTTCTAAAACATTAATAATTTTTACAGTTGCACTACCTTTTATCAAGATCCAAGCTTTTACAAGATTTATAATCTTACTAAAACTTGAAAAATCAAGATTTTTATCAGTTCCCCCAACAATTAAGTTAATACAATTATCATTTGTTTTCAAACTTTTAACAGATAAAACCGTCGAATCAGGAATAGTTGAAGCTGTATCATTATAAAACATTACATTTCGAACCAATTTAACAAACTCTAATCTATGCTCAATGCCTTTAAAATTCTTTAAAATCTGAAACACATGATTAAGGTCTATATTTAAATAATACGCAACAAAAAAAGCAATAAGCTTGGGGATCATAAAAACAACTTGTGACTCAAAAAAACTTCCAATCAAGTTGTCATTAAAATATACTTCACCTTTATTAGAATAAAAAATATCTTGATCAAGATTACAAGGATTAAATTCGGAAAATAAAATAACTTTGGCTTTTGATTCAAATTTTGAAAAATATTTGTAATAAGCCTTATCCTGAATAATCACAATTCCTGAGGTTTGATTTACAAAAATTTTTGACTTATCTATAATATAATCATCAAAATTTGAATAATAATTTTGGTGATCATTGTAAACATTTGTAATAATGCTAAGAATAGGATTAAAATTCTCTAAAGATTGTAACTGCCAAGAAGAAAGCTCTAAAATCAAAGGAGATTTTCCATCAAGTTGATCAAAAAAACTTAAAGGAGATACACCAATATTTCCTCCAAGCTTTACCCTTGGATATTTTTTTTTCAAAGCCTGATACAAAAGCGAAACAAGAGTTGATTTACCTTTAGTGCCTGTTACTGCAATTATAGGGTTCTTATTAAATATTAAAAATAAACTAATATCTGTTTCAACTCGTTTTGCAAGCTTT encodes:
- the murD gene encoding UDP-N-acetylmuramoyl-L-alanine--D-glutamate ligase translates to MRLDEIKNLNFLVMGLGLNGGGVALSRFLLKHGAKLVITDLKSEAELALSIDSLRDFDDQIRYVLGKHDVNDFKKADIVVKNPSVRPNNKYLKLAKRVETDISLFLIFNKNPIIAVTGTKGKSTLVSLLYQALKKKYPRVKLGGNIGVSPLSFFDQLDGKSPLILELSSWQLQSLENFNPILSIITNVYNDHQNYYSNFDDYIIDKSKIFVNQTSGIVIIQDKAYYKYFSKFESKAKVILFSEFNPCNLDQDIFYSNKGEVYFNDNLIGSFFESQVVFMIPKLIAFFVAYYLNIDLNHVFQILKNFKGIEHRLEFVKLVRNVMFYNDTASTIPDSTVLSVKSLKTNDNCINLIVGGTDKNLDFSSFSKIINLVKAWILIKGSATVKIINVLEKSSIQYFVFDSLRGAVNYALEISSSGDIVLFSPASASFELFNNEFDRGLQFKKLVDMLG